From a region of the Phaeodactylum tricornutum CCAP 1055/1 chromosome 4, whole genome shotgun sequence genome:
- a CDS encoding predicted protein translates to MPKSDSDNDSDSSGDESCSEPGMLGAFIKVQERKRGDLTQFEGFEEGDDGTVVQKMKNILSLRESLGMDRDTAFEAEQERKAADKRRMATMSVEERMQYEETQTGDIMSKIRDRHLKKQKELKEMKKRDDGERAVKSGLIRRASTDPADESLLLPQEKLKKKKNKPVDGEPLSTTSRVGLRQKSKRGIEKPKVSLDQGDSAKREKKKKPVDQVPMQHKAVREARTSEDAGLMKKKKKSKTIDGVLDTDSASRKRLAKKKKPKELNVCEAQSQLDVEKKRHKKKRPEAL, encoded by the coding sequence ATGCCGAAAAGCGACAGCGACAATGATTCCGACTCTTCTGGAGATGAGTCGTGTAGTGAGCCTGGAATGCTCGGTGCTTTCATCAAGGTACAAGAGCGTAAAAGAGGCGACCTCACACAGTTTGAAGGGTTTGAAGAAGGAGATGATGGTACAGTTGTTCAAAAGATGAAAAATATTCTTTCTTTGCGAGAGTCGCTTGGCATGGACAGAGACACAGCCTTCGAAGCTGAACAAGAACGCAAAGCAGCTGACAAGAGACGTATGGCCACGATGTCGGTCGAAGAACGAATGCAGTATGAAGAGACCCAGACAGGGGACATCATGTCCAAAATCCGTGATAGGCATCtcaaaaaacaaaaagaattgaaagaaatgaaaaagcgGGATGATGGTGAGCGAGCCGTAAAATCCGGTTTAATTCGTCGTGCGTCGACTGACCCCGCGGATGAgtcgttgctgctgccgcAGGAGAAactgaagaaaaagaaaaataagCCTGTCGACGGAGAGCCCCTATCCACTACTTCTAGGGTCGGATTACGACAGAAGAGCAAGCGTGGAATTGAGAAACCTAAGGTTTCGTTGGACCAAGGAGATTCAGCAAAGCgagaaaagaagaagaaacccgTTGATCAGGTCCCAATGCAGCACAAAGCCGTACGTGAAGCTCGCACTAGTGAAGACGCTGGTTtaatgaagaaaaagaaaaaaagtAAGACCATTGACGGTGTCCTCGACACTGACAGTGCGTCCCGGAAACGACttgcaaaaaagaagaaa